One segment of Paenibacillus sp. FSL R7-0337 DNA contains the following:
- a CDS encoding sulfate ABC transporter substrate-binding protein — protein MTQGIKKGLLAGVALILTAGLTACGNSNAGNSAGAGTAAPAVAEAAARASSTPEATQTQAKDPVELLNVSYDPTRELYENYNKAFAAYWEQETGQKVTVKQSHGGSGKQSRAVLDGLEADVVTLALGYDIDALQEAGLIGADWQSKYEHNSSPYTSTIVFLVRKGNPKGIKDWPDLLKEGVEVITPNPKTSGGARWNYLAAWGYALDHNNNDEAKAQEFVQKLFKNVPVLDTGARGSTTTFVERGIGDVLIAWENEAYLSIKELGPDKFEIVNPSESILAEPPVAVVDKVVDKRGTREVADAYLKYLYTEEGQKIAAENYYRPTLDSVKAEFKDQFPEIKLFTLADKFGTWKETQAKHFNDGGIFDKIYVPGS, from the coding sequence ATGACACAAGGGATCAAGAAGGGGCTTCTCGCCGGAGTTGCATTGATATTGACGGCAGGGCTTACGGCTTGCGGGAACAGTAATGCAGGGAACAGTGCGGGTGCAGGAACGGCGGCCCCGGCCGTGGCAGAAGCGGCGGCGAGGGCGTCTTCAACACCGGAAGCCACCCAGACACAGGCCAAAGATCCAGTCGAGCTGCTGAATGTATCCTATGATCCAACGCGTGAGCTGTATGAGAACTACAACAAGGCCTTCGCCGCCTACTGGGAGCAGGAGACCGGCCAGAAGGTAACAGTCAAGCAATCGCATGGCGGATCGGGCAAGCAGAGCCGGGCTGTGCTGGATGGCCTGGAGGCAGATGTCGTTACGCTGGCACTCGGATATGACATTGATGCGCTTCAGGAGGCCGGGCTGATCGGCGCGGACTGGCAGAGTAAATATGAGCATAACAGCTCCCCGTATACCTCCACCATCGTCTTCCTGGTCCGCAAAGGCAACCCGAAGGGCATCAAGGACTGGCCCGATCTGCTGAAGGAGGGCGTAGAGGTCATCACCCCTAACCCCAAGACCTCCGGCGGCGCCCGCTGGAACTACCTGGCTGCCTGGGGCTATGCGCTGGACCACAATAATAATGATGAAGCCAAGGCTCAGGAATTTGTGCAAAAGCTGTTCAAGAATGTACCGGTCCTGGATACCGGAGCGCGCGGCTCCACCACTACCTTCGTGGAACGCGGCATCGGGGATGTGCTGATTGCCTGGGAGAATGAGGCGTATCTGTCTATCAAGGAGCTGGGTCCGGACAAATTCGAGATTGTGAATCCGTCAGAGAGCATTCTGGCAGAGCCGCCGGTTGCGGTGGTGGATAAGGTGGTTGATAAAAGAGGAACGCGCGAGGTAGCAGATGCCTACCTGAAATATCTCTACACCGAGGAAGGCCAGAAGATTGCTGCCGAGAACTATTACCGTCCGACACTGGATAGCGTGAAGGCCGAGTTCAAGGATCAATTCCCGGAGATTAAGCTGTTCACCCTGGCCGATAAATTCGGAACCTGGAAGGAGACCCAGGCGAAGCACTTCAATGACGGCGGGATTTTCGACAAAATCTACGTACCGGGCAGCTGA
- the cysT gene encoding sulfate ABC transporter permease subunit CysT, which translates to MTKAAARTVSRRKQLPGFGITMGFSVLYLSLVVLLPLSALLFNSTGLSWAKFWDVATDARVLASYRVSLSTAGAAALINVFLGLLLAWVLVRYEFPGKRIFDALIDLPFALPTAVAGVSLTALYSQNGWIGSLLTPLGFKVAFTPLGITLALMFIGIPFVVRTVQPVLEDLDRDMEEAAATLGAGRRRTFLRIVLPELLPPLLTGFALAFARGIGEYGSVVFISGNMPMRTEIAPLLIMSKLEQFDYAGATAVALILLLLSFLMLLVINSLQHWARRSSR; encoded by the coding sequence ATGACCAAAGCTGCTGCAAGGACGGTGTCGCGGCGCAAGCAGCTGCCGGGGTTCGGAATTACGATGGGGTTCAGCGTACTGTATCTGAGTCTTGTGGTCCTGCTGCCGCTGTCCGCGCTGCTCTTCAATTCAACGGGGCTGAGCTGGGCCAAGTTCTGGGATGTGGCTACGGATGCCCGCGTCCTGGCCTCCTACCGTGTCAGTCTGAGTACGGCGGGCGCTGCGGCCCTGATTAATGTTTTTCTGGGACTGCTGCTGGCCTGGGTGCTGGTGCGGTATGAATTCCCCGGTAAAAGAATCTTCGACGCCCTGATCGACCTGCCGTTCGCGCTCCCTACAGCCGTGGCGGGCGTATCGCTGACCGCCCTCTATTCCCAGAACGGCTGGATCGGCTCCCTGCTGACGCCGCTGGGCTTCAAGGTAGCCTTCACGCCGCTGGGCATCACGCTGGCGCTGATGTTCATCGGCATTCCCTTTGTCGTCCGCACGGTGCAGCCGGTGCTGGAGGATCTGGACAGGGACATGGAAGAAGCCGCAGCTACGCTTGGGGCAGGCCGCAGGCGCACCTTCCTGCGGATTGTCCTGCCGGAGCTGCTGCCTCCGCTGCTTACGGGCTTCGCTCTGGCGTTCGCCCGGGGCATCGGCGAGTACGGTTCTGTCGTGTTCATCTCTGGCAATATGCCGATGCGCACTGAGATCGCCCCGCTGCTGATCATGTCCAAGCTGGAGCAGTTCGATTACGCCGGAGCCACTGCCGTGGCGCTGATTCTGCTGCTGCTCTCCTTCCTGATGCTGCTGGTCATCAACAGCCTTCAGCATTGGGCTCGGCGGAGCTCGCGATAA
- the cysW gene encoding sulfate ABC transporter permease subunit CysW produces MAGTVPLHVPGPRTGASSPSTTESQTVKWVLISLAGMVLLWLIALPLIIVLVESLKRGLDVYWAALTDPDAASALRLTLLVAAITVPLNTVFGVTAAWAVTKFRFRGKGFLITLIDLPFAVSPVIGGLIFILVFGSHGWFGPWLSDHDIKIVFALPGIVLATLFITFPFVARELIPLMEEQGTQEEEAAITLGAHGWQIFWRVTLPNIKWGLLYGIILCNARAMGEFGAVSVVSGHIRGETNTLPLHVEILYNEYQFSASFTVASLLLLLALVTMIVKSVLVRKNAH; encoded by the coding sequence ATGGCCGGTACGGTTCCCCTGCATGTCCCCGGGCCGCGAACAGGCGCGTCATCGCCTTCTACGACGGAGTCACAAACGGTGAAATGGGTGCTCATCTCCCTGGCCGGAATGGTTCTGCTCTGGCTGATTGCGCTGCCGCTGATCATTGTGCTGGTGGAGTCGCTGAAGCGGGGGCTGGATGTCTACTGGGCCGCATTGACCGACCCGGACGCCGCCTCGGCGCTGAGACTGACGCTGCTGGTCGCCGCGATTACGGTTCCGCTGAATACGGTCTTTGGAGTAACGGCGGCGTGGGCGGTGACCAAGTTCCGTTTTCGCGGCAAGGGATTTCTGATTACGCTGATCGATCTGCCCTTTGCGGTATCACCGGTGATTGGCGGACTGATCTTCATTCTGGTGTTCGGCTCGCACGGCTGGTTCGGCCCCTGGTTAAGCGACCATGATATCAAAATCGTCTTCGCCCTGCCAGGCATCGTGCTGGCTACGCTGTTTATCACGTTCCCGTTCGTAGCCCGCGAGCTGATTCCGCTGATGGAGGAGCAGGGCACACAGGAGGAGGAGGCTGCGATTACGCTAGGTGCGCACGGGTGGCAGATCTTCTGGCGCGTCACGCTGCCGAATATCAAGTGGGGTCTGCTCTACGGCATTATTCTCTGCAATGCACGGGCCATGGGCGAGTTCGGCGCCGTATCGGTGGTGTCCGGGCATATCCGCGGGGAGACGAATACGTTGCCGCTGCATGTCGAAATTTTGTACAACGAATATCAGTTTTCGGCATCCTTCACGGTGGCTTCTCTGCTGCTCCTGCTGGCACTGGTGACGATGATTGTAAAAAGCGTACTTGTACGCAAAAATGCTCATTGA
- a CDS encoding YezD family protein has translation MAKPLKVDEVWLARITELLDDMEFGSLHIVVHEGQIVQMERTERKRFENSTANSRGSGETGSRRTDTRTGGRG, from the coding sequence ATGGCGAAACCACTGAAGGTGGATGAGGTATGGCTTGCGCGGATAACGGAACTTCTCGACGATATGGAATTCGGCTCCTTGCACATCGTAGTGCATGAAGGTCAAATCGTACAGATGGAGCGCACGGAGCGCAAACGTTTCGAGAACAGCACAGCAAATTCACGTGGTAGTGGAGAGACCGGAAGCCGGCGGACCGATACCCGTACTGGGGGACGAGGATAA
- a CDS encoding GNAT family N-acetyltransferase, with translation MTNSVQPEIRQELPSVEDYLALRQEAGLSPMSIEGASAGLPNSAFAVTVYAGEQLVGMGRVIGDGGCFFQVTDIAVKPSFQGRGLGKSIMQEIRTFLDSVPEKAYISLIADGEAAKLYARYGFAPVMPASQGMFLRR, from the coding sequence ATGACAAATTCAGTACAGCCGGAGATCCGGCAGGAGCTGCCCTCAGTTGAGGATTATCTGGCGCTGCGGCAGGAAGCCGGGCTTAGTCCGATGAGCATAGAGGGGGCGTCCGCCGGACTGCCTAACTCTGCTTTTGCCGTGACGGTGTATGCAGGGGAGCAACTAGTGGGCATGGGCAGGGTTATTGGGGACGGGGGATGTTTTTTTCAAGTGACGGATATTGCTGTGAAGCCTTCCTTCCAGGGACGGGGTCTAGGAAAAAGCATCATGCAGGAAATCCGCACGTTCCTGGACAGTGTGCCGGAAAAGGCGTATATCAGTCTCATCGCTGACGGGGAAGCGGCCAAGCTATATGCCAGATACGGGTTCGCGCCGGTAATGCCTGCTTCACAGGGAATGTTCCTGCGGCGATAA
- a CDS encoding NAD(P)H-binding protein — MDIVVFGASGRVGSAIVQEALKRKHEVTAAVRRPEAFSLQHERLQVTAADLLDPASVTAAVRGHEEVISAFGPAAGHENDLLRVADSLLEGMRAAGLERLIIVGGAGSLKTESGEWLMDTAGFPEDYRALASAHANAYEIYRGSELDYTYLSPPAALVEGRRTGQFRIGLDRLIVDEDGRSGISIQDFAVAVIDELEEGNFSRARFTVGY, encoded by the coding sequence ATGGATATTGTAGTGTTTGGGGCATCGGGCAGAGTTGGAAGTGCCATCGTACAGGAAGCATTAAAAAGAAAACATGAGGTCACGGCTGCGGTACGCAGACCGGAAGCCTTCAGCCTTCAGCATGAGCGGCTGCAGGTGACCGCTGCTGATCTGCTGGACCCGGCCTCGGTAACGGCAGCCGTGCGCGGGCATGAAGAGGTAATCAGTGCCTTTGGTCCGGCGGCGGGGCATGAGAATGATTTGCTGCGGGTGGCGGATTCACTGCTGGAAGGGATGCGGGCGGCCGGACTTGAGCGTCTGATCATTGTCGGCGGAGCGGGCAGCCTGAAGACAGAATCAGGAGAATGGCTGATGGACACCGCCGGATTCCCCGAGGACTACCGCGCGCTGGCTTCGGCTCATGCCAATGCGTATGAGATCTATAGAGGGTCAGAGCTGGATTATACGTATCTCAGTCCGCCTGCCGCTCTGGTAGAAGGGCGCCGCACCGGCCAATTCCGTATCGGCCTCGACCGGCTTATTGTAGATGAAGACGGCCGGAGCGGCATCAGCATCCAGGATTTCGCTGTGGCGGTCATCGATGAGCTGGAGGAAGGCAATTTCAGCAGGGCCAGGTTTACTGTAGGGTATTGA
- a CDS encoding NAD(P)H-hydrate dehydratase: MDVVTAEEMRAFDRDTIERLGIPAIALMENAGRAIAEEVIAFCRRRASEAGMAGVAGVAGVAGTAGGGVWSNEAGVLGGEVPGAGAIVDGVRSDGFGMAGGVVRSSGTVATGSVAHASSGRVAPGFGADAAGFSVSGDAALTFAGAGGEHWLVLAGKGNNGGDGLAAARHLREAGIAVTLVYAAAPESLAGEAALQRDAAAAMGIPAVVYGRDALDLAACSGIVDALLGTGSAGAPRGAYAELIAAANASGRAIVSADIPSGLDADTGETHEPCIHASVTVCLAFLKRGLLQYPGAEAAGRVVVRSIGIPAALAREGVKVSLLTPEVLTARLKVDLARRRSPEGHKGTYGHVLLAAGSLRMSGAGLLSARAALRAGCGLVTWALPERLLPYVIGSVPELLLAPVTGGDGEWNAGTAAEVLRLSTSRDCVAIGPGLGRFEGDTEWLRRLWEESDRAMVIDADALNILADAGYRSWSRRHPVILTPHPGEMARLAGISTAEVQRDRIGLALSYAVQHGVILVLKGAHTVIATPEGQAYINITGHPGMGTGGAGDVLTGIISGLLAQGLEADQAAAFGVYLHGLAGERAARKRDHPAALIAGDIIEAL; encoded by the coding sequence ATGGATGTGGTGACAGCGGAGGAGATGCGGGCATTCGACCGCGACACGATTGAGCGGCTGGGCATCCCGGCCATCGCCCTGATGGAAAATGCCGGACGGGCCATTGCCGAGGAGGTCATCGCCTTTTGCCGCCGCCGGGCAAGTGAAGCTGGTATGGCTGGTGTGGCTGGTGTGGCTGGTGTGGCTGGTACGGCTGGAGGTGGAGTGTGGAGTAATGAAGCGGGAGTGCTAGGTGGCGAAGTACCCGGAGCGGGAGCGATTGTTGATGGTGTACGTAGTGATGGGTTCGGCATGGCTGGAGGTGTAGTGCGGAGTAGCGGAACGGTAGCAACTGGTAGCGTAGCACATGCGTCAAGCGGGCGCGTGGCGCCAGGCTTCGGCGCTGATGCTGCGGGCTTCTCTGTCAGCGGAGATGCAGCGCTGACGTTTGCCGGTGCCGGCGGAGAGCATTGGCTCGTCCTTGCCGGCAAGGGCAACAACGGCGGCGACGGCCTCGCCGCCGCCCGGCACCTGCGTGAGGCCGGTATCGCCGTCACGCTGGTGTACGCGGCCGCGCCGGAGTCGCTGGCCGGCGAAGCCGCGCTGCAGCGTGATGCCGCTGCAGCCATGGGCATCCCTGCCGTAGTCTACGGCAGGGATGCCCTGGACCTTGCCGCATGCAGCGGCATCGTGGATGCGCTGCTCGGCACAGGCAGCGCGGGAGCCCCGCGCGGTGCCTATGCGGAGCTGATTGCCGCTGCGAATGCCAGCGGCAGAGCCATTGTGTCCGCGGACATCCCCAGCGGGCTGGATGCGGACACGGGGGAGACGCATGAGCCCTGCATTCATGCGTCAGTGACCGTCTGCCTCGCGTTCCTGAAGCGGGGGCTGCTGCAATATCCCGGCGCAGAGGCAGCCGGGCGGGTCGTGGTCCGCTCCATCGGCATACCCGCTGCACTTGCCCGGGAGGGCGTCAAGGTCAGCCTCCTGACGCCGGAAGTACTGACGGCGCGCTTGAAGGTTGACCTGGCGCGCCGCCGTTCGCCCGAGGGCCACAAGGGTACCTACGGGCATGTCCTGCTTGCAGCAGGAAGCCTGCGCATGAGCGGCGCAGGCCTGTTGTCTGCCCGCGCTGCACTGCGCGCAGGCTGCGGGCTGGTAACCTGGGCGCTGCCGGAGAGGCTGCTGCCCTATGTGATCGGTTCCGTACCGGAGCTGTTGCTGGCCCCGGTCACCGGAGGCGACGGGGAGTGGAACGCGGGTACGGCCGCTGAAGTGCTGCGGCTGAGTACCAGCCGCGATTGTGTAGCCATCGGCCCCGGCCTGGGCCGGTTCGAAGGAGATACGGAGTGGCTCCGCAGACTGTGGGAGGAGTCGGACAGGGCTATGGTTATCGATGCGGATGCGCTGAATATACTGGCAGATGCCGGATATCGGAGCTGGAGCCGCCGCCATCCGGTTATTCTGACCCCGCATCCGGGGGAGATGGCCCGTCTGGCGGGGATATCTACAGCGGAGGTGCAGCGGGACCGGATCGGATTGGCATTGTCCTATGCAGTTCAGCATGGGGTAATCCTTGTACTCAAAGGAGCCCATACCGTAATAGCAACGCCCGAAGGGCAAGCCTATATCAATATCACCGGGCACCCCGGTATGGGTACCGGCGGTGCGGGGGATGTGCTGACGGGCATCATCTCCGGTCTGCTGGCCCAGGGCCTGGAGGCGGATCAGGCCGCAGCATTCGGAGTCTACCTGCACGGGTTGGCCGGAGAACGCGCCGCCAGGAAGCGGGACCATCCTGCCGCCCTGATCGCCGGGGATATTATCGAAGCGCTGTAA
- a CDS encoding GNAT family N-acetyltransferase, which produces MIYRAMTGDDYEAAYRLWENTDGMGLSEADSHEHIIRYLERNPGISQVCVKEDGTLMGTAMCGHDGRRGYMYHVAVDSGSRGSGAGRELVRRCLAELLEAGITKCHLMVIENNAPGRSFWTRIGWQERDGLVLFSK; this is translated from the coding sequence ATGATATATAGAGCAATGACAGGGGACGATTACGAGGCGGCTTACCGGTTATGGGAGAATACGGACGGAATGGGTCTCAGTGAAGCCGACTCGCATGAGCACATCATCCGTTATCTGGAGCGGAATCCGGGCATCAGCCAGGTGTGCGTGAAGGAAGATGGCACCCTAATGGGCACAGCGATGTGCGGGCATGACGGACGCAGAGGCTATATGTATCATGTGGCTGTCGACAGCGGCAGCCGGGGAAGCGGTGCAGGCCGTGAGCTGGTGAGGCGTTGCCTCGCGGAACTGTTGGAAGCGGGCATAACGAAGTGCCATCTCATGGTGATCGAAAATAATGCCCCGGGCCGCAGCTTCTGGACCCGTATCGGCTGGCAGGAGCGGGACGGGCTGGTGCTGTTCTCAAAATAA
- the sdaAB gene encoding L-serine ammonia-lyase, iron-sulfur-dependent subunit beta translates to MRFKDVFSIIGPAMVGPSSSHTAGAARIGRAARQVLGELPGEAEVTFFGSFAATYQGHGTDRAIAGGLLDFATDDHRLPDSIELAAEAGMSISFGQGTGLFPHPNTVRLRLVGRESGTEMTLTGTSIGGGNIEIVDIDGFSVKLTGMYPTVLIQHMDYLGVLASVTDVMREGQFNIGHMSLDRKNRSGAALTVLELDESATAELLEKLRALPAVKSVKVVDLNGNAQEQTQKGKDITT, encoded by the coding sequence ATGAGATTTAAAGATGTATTCTCAATTATAGGTCCGGCCATGGTCGGGCCTTCCAGTTCTCATACAGCGGGAGCCGCGCGGATCGGGCGGGCCGCAAGGCAGGTGCTTGGTGAGCTGCCGGGAGAGGCCGAGGTTACGTTCTTCGGTTCTTTTGCCGCGACTTATCAGGGACATGGGACAGACCGGGCAATCGCCGGAGGTCTGCTTGACTTCGCCACGGACGACCACCGGCTGCCGGATTCCATTGAGCTTGCGGCCGAAGCCGGGATGAGCATCTCTTTCGGTCAGGGAACGGGGCTGTTTCCCCATCCCAATACGGTCCGTCTGCGTCTTGTAGGCAGGGAGAGCGGGACGGAGATGACCCTAACAGGCACATCCATCGGCGGCGGAAATATTGAGATTGTGGATATTGACGGCTTCAGTGTGAAGCTGACCGGCATGTACCCTACAGTGCTGATTCAGCATATGGATTATCTGGGTGTGCTGGCCAGTGTCACGGATGTCATGCGGGAGGGCCAGTTCAATATCGGACATATGTCACTGGACCGGAAGAACCGCAGCGGGGCGGCCTTGACGGTACTGGAGCTGGATGAGTCAGCCACGGCGGAGCTGCTGGAGAAGCTGCGGGCGCTTCCGGCAGTGAAGAGCGTCAAGGTAGTCGATTTGAACGGCAATGCACAAGAACAGACACAGAAGGGGAAGGACATCACAACATGA
- the sdaAA gene encoding L-serine ammonia-lyase, iron-sulfur-dependent, subunit alpha gives MNFQTLSQLAVLCGERELGIGALMLEEQSAESGRSKEQEFATMREYYGVMKEAVQRGMTEDTTSRSGLTGLDAQRVAAYNAADEPCLGGPAGQAMAYALAVSEVNASMGRIIATPTAGSCGIIPGVFLSCQERFGWDDDYMVSGLFAAGAIGYVIANNSFVSGAEGGCQAEVGSAIGMAAGALTEMRGGTPAQAVHAVGLALKNTLGLICDPVGGLVEIPCIVRNGFGAVTALAAADMALAGVRSVIPSDEVIKVMLEVGSAMPEKHRETAGGGLAQTPTGRRIMKDLRNPK, from the coding sequence ATGAATTTTCAAACACTGAGCCAGCTGGCTGTACTATGCGGGGAGCGGGAGCTTGGGATCGGCGCTCTGATGCTTGAGGAGCAGAGCGCAGAATCCGGCCGTTCCAAAGAGCAGGAATTCGCCACCATGCGCGAGTATTACGGGGTGATGAAGGAAGCGGTGCAGCGCGGCATGACCGAAGATACCACCTCACGCAGCGGCCTGACAGGCCTGGATGCCCAGCGGGTGGCCGCCTATAATGCAGCGGATGAGCCTTGTCTCGGGGGACCGGCAGGCCAGGCGATGGCGTATGCCCTTGCTGTCTCTGAAGTGAACGCCTCCATGGGCCGGATTATTGCCACACCGACTGCCGGCTCCTGCGGAATTATCCCCGGTGTGTTCCTGAGCTGTCAGGAGCGCTTCGGCTGGGACGATGACTACATGGTCTCCGGTTTGTTCGCGGCTGGAGCGATAGGGTATGTTATTGCTAATAATTCTTTTGTATCGGGTGCGGAAGGCGGCTGTCAGGCCGAGGTGGGTTCAGCGATCGGCATGGCGGCCGGAGCGTTGACCGAGATGCGCGGCGGGACTCCGGCACAGGCTGTACATGCGGTAGGTCTCGCGCTCAAAAATACACTGGGACTGATCTGTGACCCGGTAGGCGGACTTGTGGAGATTCCGTGTATTGTCCGCAACGGCTTCGGTGCCGTTACGGCGCTTGCGGCGGCGGATATGGCCCTGGCTGGCGTCCGTAGCGTGATTCCGTCCGATGAAGTGATTAAGGTCATGCTGGAGGTCGGCTCTGCGATGCCTGAGAAGCACCGGGAGACGGCCGGGGGCGGGCTGGCCCAGACCCCGACCGGCCGCCGGATTATGAAGGATCTGCGGAACCCGAAATAA
- a CDS encoding YwbE family protein — translation MNGQIRADIRPGIQVDIVLKQDQATGKLTHGTVKDILTNSPRHPHGIKVRLADGQVGRVKNITGS, via the coding sequence ATGAACGGACAAATAAGAGCGGATATCCGCCCCGGCATTCAGGTAGACATCGTACTGAAGCAGGATCAGGCGACCGGCAAGCTCACGCATGGCACAGTGAAAGACATCCTGACCAACTCGCCCCGCCATCCGCACGGGATCAAGGTACGTCTGGCGGACGGCCAGGTAGGACGGGTCAAGAACATTACCGGCTCATGA
- a CDS encoding HNH endonuclease, which yields MTETTTLPPSKKCAYCHQLKPLSEFRRRTGKRAKGVSRRGACRECRKLRESEASLPPVRASVAPALPERPAGPAGPLKRDKGPASISGAAAPGKAQPPIAQPRPASRPERARDARGNAGAAGLKGKARPRHAAETGRSLPQQRGPRPDPQDASALIPSAKGMILMRGHSDKGRRWHQEIDLELAVTLVKEHAAVVVNRRTIRRIYSNKDFRAYILTRDRYTCYFCGQYGDTIDHLLPRAKGGHTTPDNCVCACNLCNQTKADQSVEQFMSR from the coding sequence ATGACTGAGACCACAACTCTACCTCCATCCAAAAAATGCGCGTACTGCCATCAGCTTAAGCCGCTCTCTGAATTCCGCAGGCGCACAGGCAAGCGCGCCAAGGGCGTGTCCCGGCGCGGAGCCTGCCGGGAATGCCGCAAGCTCCGCGAGTCTGAAGCTTCCTTGCCGCCAGTGCGGGCAAGCGTAGCGCCTGCCCTGCCGGAGCGCCCGGCCGGACCGGCAGGGCCCCTCAAGCGTGACAAGGGGCCGGCCTCTATCTCCGGGGCAGCTGCGCCCGGGAAGGCACAGCCGCCCATAGCCCAGCCCCGTCCGGCCTCCCGGCCGGAACGTGCCCGGGACGCCAGAGGCAACGCGGGAGCGGCCGGTCTTAAGGGCAAGGCACGTCCCCGGCATGCCGCCGAGACCGGCCGCAGCCTTCCGCAGCAGCGCGGGCCGAGGCCCGATCCGCAGGATGCCTCTGCCCTGATTCCTTCCGCCAAGGGCATGATTCTCATGCGCGGGCACAGCGATAAGGGCCGCCGCTGGCATCAGGAGATCGACCTTGAGCTTGCCGTGACGCTGGTCAAGGAGCATGCGGCCGTCGTTGTGAACCGGCGGACGATCCGCCGCATATATAGCAACAAGGACTTCCGCGCCTATATTTTGACGAGGGACCGCTATACGTGTTATTTCTGCGGCCAATACGGGGATACCATCGATCATCTGCTCCCCCGCGCCAAGGGCGGGCATACTACGCCGGACAACTGCGTCTGTGCCTGCAATTTATGCAATCAGACGAAGGCTGACCAGTCGGTGGAGCAATTCATGAGCCGGTAA
- a CDS encoding LacI family DNA-binding transcriptional regulator gives MTTIYDIAKRTGYSPTTVSKAFNNYSDVRAKTREEILRTAREMGYLPNAHARTLTTKKSWTIGVLFVENTGAGIRHPFFSAVIESFKQVAVAKGYALMFISKDVGGKQSGYLENCRIRGVDGVVVFLSDYDDPYFRELLESDIPTVVLDFETELSHTVCSDNMTGALQAVEYLARLGHRRIAHISGGGNTYPGQQRELGYRTAMEQQGLEVPDEYVAEGAFYALENGYGAMKRLLALPQRPTAVFASGDLLALGAVMAAKDQGLAVPEDVSVMGYDDIELARYVTPALTTVRQNTGLLGTRAAELLLASMNGPGTAQEALVLPVEIIVRDSCAPPRM, from the coding sequence ATGACCACGATATATGATATTGCCAAAAGGACCGGCTACTCACCAACCACAGTGTCCAAGGCGTTCAATAACTATTCCGATGTGCGGGCGAAGACGCGTGAGGAGATTCTGCGTACCGCCCGGGAGATGGGGTATCTTCCCAATGCGCATGCACGTACACTGACGACTAAGAAATCCTGGACCATCGGTGTGCTGTTTGTTGAGAATACGGGGGCGGGAATCCGCCATCCCTTTTTCAGCGCAGTGATTGAGAGCTTCAAGCAGGTTGCCGTAGCCAAGGGCTATGCCCTCATGTTCATCTCGAAGGATGTCGGCGGCAAGCAGAGCGGATATCTGGAGAACTGCCGGATTCGCGGCGTCGACGGGGTGGTAGTGTTCCTCTCTGATTACGATGACCCGTATTTCCGGGAGCTGCTGGAGAGTGATATTCCGACCGTGGTGCTCGATTTCGAGACGGAGCTGTCGCATACAGTCTGCTCGGATAATATGACGGGTGCACTGCAGGCGGTAGAGTATCTGGCCCGTCTTGGACACCGCCGGATTGCCCACATCTCGGGAGGCGGGAACACCTATCCGGGACAGCAGCGGGAGCTGGGGTACAGAACGGCGATGGAGCAGCAGGGACTTGAGGTGCCGGATGAATACGTGGCCGAGGGAGCCTTCTACGCGCTGGAGAACGGTTATGGTGCAATGAAGCGTCTGCTGGCGCTGCCACAGCGGCCAACGGCTGTTTTTGCTTCAGGTGACTTGCTGGCCCTAGGTGCAGTAATGGCAGCTAAGGATCAGGGACTTGCGGTGCCGGAGGATGTCTCGGTGATGGGCTATGACGACATCGAACTTGCCAGATACGTTACGCCTGCGCTGACCACTGTACGCCAGAATACCGGACTGCTGGGGACCCGGGCGGCGGAGCTCCTGCTGGCATCTATGAACGGTCCAGGTACGGCTCAGGAAGCACTTGTGCTGCCTGTAGAGATTATTGTGAGGGATTCCTGCGCACCGCCGCGCATGTGA